A stretch of DNA from Cryptomeria japonica chromosome 4, Sugi_1.0, whole genome shotgun sequence:
aatgtttttatattttctaccCTCTCTATATGTCTCGTtatttctatctctctatttttatctctacctctacctctctatctctctatctatttttctccctcttcctgtccccctctatcttcatctctatttttatCTACTCTAAAATAACTGCACTATTGGCATAAACTTGATGCATTGTGTCCCTTGCTAAAACATGTTTTGCAAGCTCACAGCGAAACCTGCGAGAAATATCCATAAACTAGTGAACTACatgtcaaaatatattttaatcaaTACTGATTTATAATGATCATTTAAATTGTTTTATGCCAACATTAAATTCCATTaatgaattaaaattaaaattaagattaaaattaattataaattatttttaataattatattttacatttcatttataattacaatataattatataattttataattaattatcatatatttaataaaatataataaatttataggAACTATATTTATGGTCACAATTAGAATTAATTTCAAAACTAGTGAGAGCCACTAGTGATACTTGTTTCTATATTGAATTGAGATGGAAATAAATATTATGTTTCCGGATGACTGTATGGTCAAAACTTATACCTCCTCAGCTACATAAAAGGTTATAATAATGCTGGTGTATATTAGCCTCACATGAGTGTTTATGTTGTCAATAGGTATCTTGGTGATTAAATTCTTGGCGGATGCGCGTGCCATTGAAAAACAACCAACATAAATTCTTGCTCTACACAGGAGAATTCTTGGGCAACCATGATTCTGCCGGGATGCTATGTAAGAAAATCAATTTCAAATACTCCAGTTCGGCATATGCTTTCCTCTTGCAAGAGTGTCTTGACAAAAATGATCTGGCGGAAGGCAAACGGATTCAGGCCCACATTATTCAATCTGGATTTGAATTCCGAGGAAATAAACTTCTCACGTTATATGCTAAATTAGGAAATTTGGAGGACGCTCGCAGGACATTGAATGAAATGAGTAAAAGAAACGAGGTTTCATGGAATGTGATGGTTACTGCTTATGCAAGGCGTGGGTGCAATAAAGCAGCCTTATCATTATTTTGTGAAATGAAAATGATGGGATTCGAACCCAACCAGATTACCTACGCTAGCGTTCTCCCAGCCTGTGCTAACTTGGGAGATCTTGAACTAGGCAAGGAACTACACCATGAAATCATTAGAAGAGGATTTCAGTTTGATGTTTTCGTAGGGAATGCACTtgttgacatgtatgcaaaatgtgggagTTTAGAGGATGCACGCGATGTATTTGACAAAATGACTCAACGAGATTTGGTTTCATGGAATGCCATGGTTTCGGGATATGCACGGAATGGACATGTGGATGAGGCATTGAAACTCTTTGAGGAGATGCCTCGACGAAATGTGAACTCTTGGACGTCAATGATTTCTGGTTTTGCTAATCATGGTTGCAGCGAACAGGCTTTGAAGATGTTTTACTTAATGAATCAAACAGGTATTGAAAGCAGCCATTTTACCATTTCTAGTGTCCTTTCGGCATGTGCTGACTTGGCAGCTCTCGATCAAGGTGAGCAGATTCATGAAGAGGTAATTAGAAAGGGATCTGGAGTCAATGTCTTTGTGGGCAATGCTCttttagacatgtatgcaaaatgtggatgcATAGAAAATGCTCGCAATGTGTTTGACAGAATGCTTCAACGAGATGTTGTGTCATGGAATGCAATAATTGTTGGGTATGCCATGCATGGCTATGGCAAGGAGTCTCTACAACTTTTTGAAGAAATGCAACATTCTGGGAAAAAACCGGATCATGTCACCTTCATCGGTGTTCTGAATGCATGCTGCCATGCGGGCCTAGTTGATAAGGGATTGCGGTATTTTCATTGCATGAGTCAGGAATATCACATGGAACCTGAAATTGAGCACTATGGCTCTATGCTTGACCTTCTTGGTCGTGCAGGACACCTGAATATGGCTCAAGACTTCATCAACAAAATGCCAATAGAACCTGACGTTGCTGTGTGGGGAGCTTTGCTTGGAGCCTGCAGAATTCATAGAAATTTGGAAATGGGAGAATATGCAGCACGACAACTTCTTGAGCTGAACCCTAAAATGGTTACACCTTATATAATGCTGTCAATGATTTACATGGAAGCTGGCAGGtgggaagaaattgaaaaggtacaGGAAGTGGTTAAACATGGGAGCATAAAAAAGAAACCTGGATGCAGTTGGATTGTGGTTAACAATCAGGTAAATGCCTTTGTGGCAGGAGATAAATCTCACCTGCAAACTGAGATAATATATGCAAAATTTGGGAAGTTGTCTGTAGAGATGTGGGCAGCAATGGGATTGAAGAGATTACTTAATGATCCGAACGAAGAGGCAGAGGTAAACTGTTACAAGAGAAAGACGATCGTAACGTAATGAGATGACTGCAGCTACAGATTTGTGGACCATTCAAATGCGTAATGATATGGTCAGTGAGACTTCGCCACCAAGCTTTCAAGATTGTCTAAGAAATTGCTGAAAGGATGCCAACATTTTCCATTATTCCCAATGTCGATGGTGTCGCTATGGGAATGTTCTTGGTACCAAATAGCCCTGCTCAGAAATAACGTGAAAATGGCAGAACTAAAAGAGTTTCAGTTCATGCCAGGAAAAAATGGTAAAATCACATTATAGAGAATGCAAAAGGTAGAATAATGTTTCTGCACTAGGCAATTTTCTATGATATGCCTTCTGCTTTAAACGAAAAGCATTATAGTGATGGAAGCCATAGATATCTGCAGACATGGGATAAGGGCACCGGGATGGGGTTGAGAACACAATTCAAATTACGGTATGCGAGTAAATGGATAAGTATATGgccataatatatacatatatatatatagtcataaaAAATTGTAAGGTGAAAGGGATACAGTCAATATTCCTATAATGGAATTTATAGGCAACTATCAATGGAAGTGAATAAAGAGGAAGCTGATTGCAATTCAAGTTTGAAGCTTTATCAAACAGGCATCTCCTGTGAAATAAGACAAACTGTTCACAAGGACAGTTACTAATTCAAGTCAGAGTTAAGCATTTTCTTGGTTTagtttaaataaaatgaataatatttgaaatttagggtttttgactgcaacttaaaaatcacaagcaccTAGAAAGGAAAGAGAAATTTCTTTATCTTCCCAATTTCAGTTCTACCTTTTTCTTAAATATTATGGTTGATCCTTATATGAGATAATGTTTAAGAAAGACTTTCTTGAAAGTATTGCTGTTGTTTCTTGTCAGTAGCCAAGACATAGGCTTGTATGATAAACAGCTTTAATATCTGACAAAGGCTCTCATGTCAGCAGCCACAGATACTTGGATCAATCCGAATGCATAATAGTGTGGCCAGTGGCCACTGAGTCTTCGCCACCAAACCCTCGAGATTGTCTAAAATATTGCTGAAAGGATGCCAATGTTTTCCATTATTCTCAGTGTTGATGGTGTCGCAATGGGAATTTTCTTGATACCAAAATACCCCTGCTCAGAAATCAAGTGGAAATGAAAATACTAAAAGGATTTCAATTCATGCAAAGGAAAAAATGGATCACATATAGCGGATATAAAAAGTAGAACAATATTTTGCACTACGCAATTTTCTATGCTATACTCTGTTGTTTTGAAAAGCACCTTGTATAGACATTATAGTGATGGAAGCATAGTTCGTTGGGGACATGAGGATTTGGCACGGCAAAGGGGACGGGAACACGATTCAAATTAGGGTATACAAGTTAATGTGTGTATCAAGAAATAATGGAAGATCTTTGCTATAATATTATTGTTTATCATTTAATTTATGCATAGATCTTAGGCTTTAGTGAGTGAGTATGAATGTGGATTTTGGATCTTGCATTGCCTTATTTCCATCTTATTTAAATTCACATAACCTACATTCATTTTTTTTATACATAAATTAAAGACATGGGGTCTGCTCCCTTTATAATTGATTAAATGTTGCCATTACATTGATTTCTCAGCCATTCCTTTTACAATTGGTCGATCCTATATCATACCTGACATCTGTTTGCTACTTAATAATGCCAAAAACTTGACTGCAAAAAAACTCATCAATGACTCCTACGCACTGCTTTAGGCAAGTAAGTTTCCTCCCATAGACTTGAACGGGGATAACTCTCTATTACATTTCCTCTCATCCTCAGGCATCCACAAGGGAAGTGGCCTTGGCCTTGTCATACAACAGTCACAAAAACCAACAATGTTTGAACAGAGGAAGATGCTTCCATAACTCATACAAATCTGCTGGCCCGAGCATGCCCacttcaacaacaacaaagattAGGATGGGACAAAACAAGAGTGCAATCTCAAATCCCCTTGTGGACagaaaaattaaaaatgatatGTCCCTATGACCAACAATCCAGACAACATACTACTTACCTAAGCTGACCTTGGTCATTTCCTACGGTATGATTGTCATCATCCTTGGGGCTCCTATCTTACGTCATCTTCATTCACTGCCATGTTTGCCAAAGCATCGGCTTCTGAATTAGTCTCCCTGTAAATATGATTCGCAGTCACATATTCAAGCTAAAGTGTCAACTGTTTGGCTACTCCCAGCATGGCATTCAATCTCCAGTATTGCATTCTACCTGTCTTAAGAGCACTGATTACCAGTGGTGAATCCTCCTTAATGGCTAATCGATTTATTCGTAGCTCCACTCCTTTCCGGAGGCCCAGAATAAGGGCCTAGAACTCAGCTTCATTATTCATCCCAGTTACTAGTGGTATTGAAAATTCCCCTCTTCTCTGTTCTCTCCAATCTCTAATGATAAAGCCTGCCTCGAATAACCTTGGGTTGCCCTTTGAGGTTCCATCGAAATTCAGTTTACACCATCCCTCGCTTGGTGCCTCCCACCTTGCCTCCTTTCTTGGCTTTGCAGTCTCCTCACCTCCAACCCCATTAACATGAGGGGGGTGAAGTTCCCACCTGTTTTTAGTCATCTTATTGTCCCATTCTGTGACAACCTTTCTACTTGCCATTTACTTTGCTCTGTCATTCGCAACCTCTACGATAGCCACTTCCACCTTATTTAAAAAGGAAGACATACTCATTTATTTCCCTTGGAAGATCTTTCTGTTTCTCTCTTTTCATACTTCCCAGACCAAAATCGATGGGCTGATAATCCATAAGCTAGTTGTTGCCATTGAGTCATAATTGGCCAAGTCTTAAACAAGCTCCAGATATCATTTGGTAGCCTTGCCCCAACCCAATTAAGCTCGGCACATAACCACCGCCAACATTCTTGTGTAAACTTTCATCCCAATATTAAGTTATCTGCCTCCTTCGACTCTTCCCTGCAAAGTTCACATTTGGATGGCCCCTCATATCCCAATTTTCGTTGATTTAAAATAACAACAGAAATAAAACCAAAAAGCAAGATTGCAgttaataaaaataaatgaataaaacaaCACACAGACAAGAACGCAAAATATATAGTGGTTCATCTTAAAGACTATGTCCACTCTCAACAGGGATTCTCAATATATTattctttggtaaaaattacatATCACAATCACACAATAACAGCCATAGCAATGGCTAAAATGAAACACTCAACTCCAACATATTCTCTCACCCATAATAGAATACCAACCATCAGCCGTTTTCAAGAAGGATGTGGTTTTCAAAGAATAACCATTACAAGGAGAAGAGCAGTTACACAAAGACTGCAGGCGTGACAAGTGGGATTGGGCTTCACGCACCCAACTTTCTCCCACTTGAAGACCAATCAACACCAGAGAAAGTTGCTCCAAGATATCACCTAATGCAGGCTTATTGTGACATCCCAATTAGGCCCATCGAAGATCTCAACTTCGCCAATGACTGTTCCAGGACACTTTGAATCAGTCTTCTCCAAAATAAATACCACTCTTTGTGGGATCAAAAAATGTTCCTCCTTCATACACAAAAAGCCTTGATCAAAATACGTTCCTCCCACTTTCACAAGAGAAGCAATTTGCTTACACGCCAAGGAAATTCTTGAGAGCACATTTACCAGCTCGCCATCTATGGCAGCGCTCTGTTCTTGTCTGAGCAACCAAGCGGTTAGAGTCTGTATGTCATACACGCCCTTCTCCTTTGTTTGCCACTCTTCCAGGGGTTGTGTTTTGCTCTGCTCAGAAGCCACTGCCCTGTTTCTCACGCTCAACACATTCTTCCTCCCATCTGACAAATTTGCATAGCACCCAAAATTCGAGACAGTCTTCAAACCATGCTCCGTGCAGGCAAAGCTCTCATAACTATTGCCAGTACTATCTGGGGACTCCTTTGGTATCAAATCTAGGCTTTTATTACATGGTGTAGAGACTGCATTAACTTACACTATTGGTGCTAAATCAATAGCCTCGGGAGTCTCTTCTACTCTATTCCTCGACAGAATTTGTTCTTTATTTTTCTCCTCAACAGTTTCTTTAGCTGCTTCAGCCTCTCTAGCTTCACATGTTTGCTCATCAATGCCAAACTTGATGAGAATAGAATGGAGCTCAGCCAATTCCT
This window harbors:
- the LOC131047770 gene encoding pentatricopeptide repeat-containing protein At2g13600; this encodes MRVPLKNNQHKFLLYTGEFLGNHDSAGMLCKKINFKYSSSAYAFLLQECLDKNDLAEGKRIQAHIIQSGFEFRGNKLLTLYAKLGNLEDARRTLNEMSKRNEVSWNVMVTAYARRGCNKAALSLFCEMKMMGFEPNQITYASVLPACANLGDLELGKELHHEIIRRGFQFDVFVGNALVDMYAKCGSLEDARDVFDKMTQRDLVSWNAMVSGYARNGHVDEALKLFEEMPRRNVNSWTSMISGFANHGCSEQALKMFYLMNQTGIESSHFTISSVLSACADLAALDQGEQIHEEVIRKGSGVNVFVGNALLDMYAKCGCIENARNVFDRMLQRDVVSWNAIIVGYAMHGYGKESLQLFEEMQHSGKKPDHVTFIGVLNACCHAGLVDKGLRYFHCMSQEYHMEPEIEHYGSMLDLLGRAGHLNMAQDFINKMPIEPDVAVWGALLGACRIHRNLEMGEYAARQLLELNPKMVTPYIMLSMIYMEAGRWEEIEKVQEVVKHGSIKKKPGCSWIVVNNQVNAFVAGDKSHLQTEIIYAKFGKLSVEMWAAMGLKRLLNDPNEEAEVNCYKRKTIVT